Sequence from the Fulvivirga ligni genome:
CTTCATATTGAGTGGACCGATAGTGCTGGAGATGACTTTCATATTAATTTTAGAGATATCCAGATGTTTAGATCATTATTTGAGTTATATCCAGAAATAGGGGAGACCTGTGGAGCAAATAGAAGAAAGCCTAAAGTGCTTTCGGATCATAACTCAAAATAGTTTCTAAATTAAAATCACTTGATTATTTAATTTCGATTCCGAAACTCACTTGGAGTTATACCCACTTTCTGTTTAAATAGCCGGTGAAAGTGCTGCGGATATTTAAAACCTAATTCAAAGGCAATTTCTTTCACTGATTTGCTGGAATCGAATATTTTGTCTTTGGCTAATTCTATTAATTTAGTTTGGATATATTCCTGAGCAGATTTTCCGGTCTCTTTTTTTACCAATTCTCCAAAATAATTGGCGGATAAATGCAACTGATCAGCAAAGTAAGCCACCGATGGCAGGCCTTCCGTGTATGGTTTTTCAGAATTAAAATAGCCATTCATTAAATCTTCAAATCCCGCCAAAATACCAGTGTTTATATGTTGTCGGGTAATAAATTGCCTGTCATAAAACCGATCACAATAGTCTAATAATAAACCAATGTTTGAGTTGATGAGCTTTTTGCTATGCTTATCTATTGGCCTTTTTATCTCATTTTCAATTTTGTCAAGTACATCTAAAAAAGTTTGCATCTCTTCTGTGGATAGATGAAGTGCTTCACTGAGTTTGTAGGAGAAAAAACCGTAGTCTTCAATCTGTTTCACTAGCGGAGATCCTAAAATTAGATCCGGATGAAAGTTTAGCGCCCTGCCCAGAGGTTGATAGATATCGGTTTTATCTCGCACGTCTATTACCTGACCTGGGCCTATAAACACCAATGTGCCTTCCTGATAGTCATAAGTATGTTTTCCATAAATGAGATCACCACATTTTACTTCTTTTAATATTATCGCATAGGTGCCAAAGGTCATTTTGTGCCCATGTCTTGGCTTAGCTTTAGAGAAGTCCAGGACACTTACCAGAGGATGATGGGTGGTGTGGTTATTAAAATCATTATAGTCTTTAACCGTGTCGAATGTTTTGTGATCACTCATATTACTAATCTTTAAGAGCTCCAATGTAAGGCTATTATTGATGGTTTATGCCTCAATAAGTAATTATGGTAGGCATAACCGTAATATATATACTTACTTCCAGATGATCCAGCCGTAAGATTGTATAAAGCTAACAGAAGTCAATGAAATGAAATTCATTTAAATATTCCATACACATGAAAAAGCAATTATTATTTGGACTTATGTACACCATGCTGTCATATGCAGCTTTGGCTCAAGAGTCTGTATTTCCCCAAGGAGAAAAAGCACCTAATGTGCATCATACAGGAGATGTTTGGCTCAATCATATCAGTGCCTCAGATGATACTTTCGATTACAATATTGTACTCGCTACTATGGCCGCTGGCGCCAGGCTTAACTGGCATAAACATCCTGAAGGACAGCAACTGCTCATTACTAAAGGAGTAGGTCTCTATCAGGAGCGTGGGAAAAAAGGTCAGGTGGTATATGCAGGTGATGTGATTAAATGTACACCTAATGTTGAGCACTGGCATGCAGCAGCTCCAAACAGTGATTTTGCCTATCTGGCTATTTCAGGTACTAAGCCTACAGTATGGACTACCGAACTTACGCAAGAAGAGTACAGTGCCATAGATATACCAAGTGAAGAAGATCTCGAACAAAAAATTATAACCCTTTCTGGACAGAAATGGAAATGGATGGCAAACAAAGAAAATGACAAGCTGGAGAAGTTATTCCATGACAAAGCAGAGTTTGTGCATATGGGAGGTTCATGGGGGAAAGAACAGGAGTTAAATATCATTAAGAGTGGTGGTATTTGGTACAAGAAAGCTGATGTTCACGAGGTTAGAGCTAATGTTATAGACAATACCGTTATACTTCTCAATAGAATAACACTAGTGGCAGAAGTAGGGGGCAATGAAGTAACTAATCCGTTTGAAGTAACTGAGGTTTATGTGCATGAAGGGGGAGAATGGAAGCTTGGCTCGCTATCATTTACCAACTTGCTCACCTCGGGTGACCATTGAAATGTTGAGGTTAAAGAAGTTCAGTTTCACAAATATGATATTGCAAATTTTATTATTCAGTGCCTTTTTTCTGACCTGCAATTCAAGGGGTGAGGAGTACAATAAAGCTGTAGAAAAGCCACTGCCAGAAGGCACTCTTATCTTATATCTTTCTCGCACCAATAATACCAAAGCTGTAGCTGAAATGATACATCAGCAGGTTGGAGGAAGTTTATTGCCGCTTGAATTAGAGAATCCATATCCTGAAGATTATCAGCAAATAGTGGATCAGGTGGCTGATGAAAACGCATCAGGGTATTTGCCACCACTAAAAACTAAGATCGACATAGATGCCTATGATACTATTTTTCTTGGTTTTCCTACATGGGGAATGCAGCTGCCACCACCTGTGAAAAGCTTTCTAAATGAATATAATCTTCGGGGTAAAACCATCATTCCATTCAATACTAATGCTGGTTATGGGGTAGGTAGCAGCTTCAATACAGTAAAGGAATTATGCCCTAACAGCACTGTACTTGAGGGGTTTACTACTAAAGGAGGTATAGAAAGAGATGGTGTTTTATTTGTTATGGAAGGGGAAAAACAGGTGGAAGTCCAAGGGCAGGTGGCAGCATGGTTAAAAAGAATAAATGTATTTAAGTAAAACTTTTAGGATGAAGACTATTCAATTAAATAATGGGGTAGAGATGCCCATTTTAGGATATGGAGTTTATCAAATTCCAGATTATGATGAATGTAAAAAGAGTGTTTTAAAGGCACTTGAAGCTGGTTATCGAAGCATTGATACAGCTCAGGCCTATCAGAACGAGCAGGCCGTGGGAGATGCCATTAGAGAAAGTGGCATTAAAAGAGAAGAGCTATTTATAACCACAAAATTATGGATTTCAGATTATGGATTTGAAAATGCGCAGAAGGCCTTTGAACAGTCCATCAATAAATTACAATTAGATTATTTAGATCTCTATTTACTTCATCAGCCATACAATGATGTTTATGGCTCTTGGCGAGCACTTGAAAATTTGCAAAAAACAGGAAAAACAAAGGCAATAGGAGTGAGTAATTTTTTCCCTGATAGGTTGGTGGATTTGGTGAGTTATAATGAGATAACACCTGCAGTAAATCAAATAGAAACACATGTCTTTTATCAGCGATTCAAAGATCATGATGTGATGAATGAGTTGGGTGTTCAACATGAATCATGGGCCCCATTTGCAGAAGGTAAAAACGACTATTTCCAAAATGAAATCTTAACCAAAATTGGGGCTAAATATGGGAAATCTGTGGCTCAGGTCACGCTTAGATGGATGATACAGAGAAATATTGTTGTAATTCCTAAGTCAGTTACGCCCTCAAGAATAGAGCAAAATATTGATGTTTTTGATTTCGAATTATCTCAGGAAGACATGAGTGCGATAGCACGGCTGGATACTAATGAAACCAAATTCTTTGATCATCGCGACCCGGAAAGAGTGAAATGGTTTGCATCTCTAAAAAGATAGTTATACAATATGCCTAATCTAAAGCACGCTCTTATGTTGAAAATATTCACTGGTCTAATGATCTTTTTAGCTCCAAGCCTTCAAGGGCAAAAACTAATTGATAAATCCAGTGGACTATCACCTCAGCAGCAATCTATTGTGCGAATTTCTTCATTGGCTGCTCAAGGCGATTTGGAGGGGCTCAGAAGTGCTCTTGATGAGGGTTTGAATAATGGACTTACCATCAATGAAATAAAAGAGGTGTTAGTCCATATCTATGCGTATTGTGGTTTTCCCAGAAGTATCAGAGGCTTGCAAACTTTCATGATGGTTTTGGAGGTAAGGAAGCAAAATGGTGTGCAAGATGAGTGGGGAAAGGAAGCTTCTCCTATTGTGGATACTCGTGATAGGTATCAAAGAGGACTGGAAACACTAGAAGAATTGCTGAAGGCAAAACTGGATGG
This genomic interval carries:
- a CDS encoding helix-turn-helix domain-containing protein, which gives rise to MSDHKTFDTVKDYNDFNNHTTHHPLVSVLDFSKAKPRHGHKMTFGTYAIILKEVKCGDLIYGKHTYDYQEGTLVFIGPGQVIDVRDKTDIYQPLGRALNFHPDLILGSPLVKQIEDYGFFSYKLSEALHLSTEEMQTFLDVLDKIENEIKRPIDKHSKKLINSNIGLLLDYCDRFYDRQFITRQHINTGILAGFEDLMNGYFNSEKPYTEGLPSVAYFADQLHLSANYFGELVKKETGKSAQEYIQTKLIELAKDKIFDSSKSVKEIAFELGFKYPQHFHRLFKQKVGITPSEFRNRN
- a CDS encoding flavodoxin, which encodes MILQILLFSAFFLTCNSRGEEYNKAVEKPLPEGTLILYLSRTNNTKAVAEMIHQQVGGSLLPLELENPYPEDYQQIVDQVADENASGYLPPLKTKIDIDAYDTIFLGFPTWGMQLPPPVKSFLNEYNLRGKTIIPFNTNAGYGVGSSFNTVKELCPNSTVLEGFTTKGGIERDGVLFVMEGEKQVEVQGQVAAWLKRINVFK
- a CDS encoding DUF4440 domain-containing protein is translated as MKKQLLFGLMYTMLSYAALAQESVFPQGEKAPNVHHTGDVWLNHISASDDTFDYNIVLATMAAGARLNWHKHPEGQQLLITKGVGLYQERGKKGQVVYAGDVIKCTPNVEHWHAAAPNSDFAYLAISGTKPTVWTTELTQEEYSAIDIPSEEDLEQKIITLSGQKWKWMANKENDKLEKLFHDKAEFVHMGGSWGKEQELNIIKSGGIWYKKADVHEVRANVIDNTVILLNRITLVAEVGGNEVTNPFEVTEVYVHEGGEWKLGSLSFTNLLTSGDH
- a CDS encoding carboxymuconolactone decarboxylase family protein, giving the protein MLKIFTGLMIFLAPSLQGQKLIDKSSGLSPQQQSIVRISSLAAQGDLEGLRSALDEGLNNGLTINEIKEVLVHIYAYCGFPRSIRGLQTFMMVLEVRKQNGVQDEWGKEASPIVDTRDRYQRGLETLEELLKAKLDGSKPGYQQFSPEIDVFLKEHLFADIFERDVLTFKQRELTTISVIAALGDLEPMLKSHMKICLKTGLTASELEDYIITIKKIIGNKKTKVAKKILKEVLSDEM
- a CDS encoding aldo/keto reductase → MKTIQLNNGVEMPILGYGVYQIPDYDECKKSVLKALEAGYRSIDTAQAYQNEQAVGDAIRESGIKREELFITTKLWISDYGFENAQKAFEQSINKLQLDYLDLYLLHQPYNDVYGSWRALENLQKTGKTKAIGVSNFFPDRLVDLVSYNEITPAVNQIETHVFYQRFKDHDVMNELGVQHESWAPFAEGKNDYFQNEILTKIGAKYGKSVAQVTLRWMIQRNIVVIPKSVTPSRIEQNIDVFDFELSQEDMSAIARLDTNETKFFDHRDPERVKWFASLKR